The following nucleotide sequence is from Drosophila takahashii strain IR98-3 E-12201 chromosome 3L, DtakHiC1v2, whole genome shotgun sequence.
GGCCCGAGACTGGTCCTCCTTCCAGCGAAATGCCTGCTATGCCAGGATACACTTTCATCCTGTGCTCTTTGTAAACGCCTTACAGATGGCAGTGGGCGACAGGGAGGACACCAAGGATCTGCGAGTGCCTGCGATGTATGAGGTGCTGCCACAGCTCTATTTCGAAAGGGAAGTGATTCTGGCAGGTCAGGAAATCGCCTGGCATCAATTGACTCCCATCAGGTTGGTTACACCGAAACGAAGGTGGAAGGATATCCTTCTGGGATTTCGGAGTCCCAGGCAACCTTGGACGGAGGAGGAACCCTTGCCAAGGGATCCTCTGATCATTGATAATGGCAGAAACTTGGCTCATCTAAGCCTCGACTTGGAGCTTAACTTACACTGGAACAATCTGATAAATCGTCTGGTTATAGCCATTGAAGAAGGAAAGGAGCGGATAAATGATCCAATTATTATAGATGGCGATCGCTTGGTGGCCTTTCGGGGACCTTTCGACGAAGTCAATTATATAAACCATCTGGCGATGGGACCACATTTTCATAATTCGCAGTTATATTTGTACAATCTACATCAATTTGTGGCTGCCTTGACAATGGAAGATATGGCAACAGGACAAAAATCGATGGATCTAATTGATCCGCCCCTGATGACAACCGGTGGCGTTCTATATAAAGGTACCTCCCTAAATATCGAAGCAGTTCAACGGATTTTAGACTTGACTACAGAAGACCTGAGAAACAAAATTGACGAGGCTGTGGAACATAATAACCATTCGGAGGATAATTTATCTATAGCGGGACAGCTGATAGCTACTAACTACCTTCATATTTGTCGCCAATTGAGCCTGGTTGTAAATGGACAAGGAttaaatcaagctaatatgtTGGGTTTGGCAACGGCCAACCTTAGAGATCCCATATATCGATCGCTGCTTTTTCggttaaatgaaattttaaggAGCTATGAAAATCATGATCTGTATAACGTTGGAGAAGGAAGAGTGCTcctaaaaatagttaatattAACGTGAGTCCCCTGCTGACATACGAGGAAAATGTTGACATAGATCTCATCAATCTAATTGACCAGCAACTGCTTCAATCGCAGcgaaataatttacaattcCTGCGCCGTCATCTTGTGGCCAGACAACGTCGTCTTAATCATGATCCATTTAGCATAAGTCTGGATATAACAGCACCAGTTAACTTGACCGTTGAGGCAAGGATGTATTTGGCCTTACCAAATCAAACGAAAACGCGTTTACACCTGGACAGCTTCAAATGCTCTCTAAGAAAGGGCACTAATAAATTCGAACGTCTGTTCCTATCGGCCATCACTAAACCCACTCTAAGCGAACTCTATGAGGCCGATTACCCACTAACAGAGGTGACAAGTTCCAGCCGATTTCCCCCACATCTATTATTGCCAAGAGGGACAAGGGACGGCCTCAAACTTCAATTACTTGTGAAACTCACTGCTTGGACTGGCTCGGAGCTGGAGTTTGATGGGGCGTCTGACCCTATCCTCGCCGAAACTCTGAAGGATGTGATAATCTTTCATCGCCAGGCCTGAAACTATTATGCGATTATATATGCTAAGTGCTTAAACTTCTTAATTGCTTGTAGGAACGCACTTTTATGCAGGAGAgggtttcatatcaatatagTTTTCCAAGCACGCACGCAGTCATAACTAAAATGGTAAATGAATAAAACGTTAACTAATCGTAGAAAAGTTAAtgcattaatataaataaaaaattatacccttgaagtttttaaaaaataaaaatgtaacattTTACTAATATGTTTGTTCTTGCAGAAAATATCTCACAAATAAAAGTTTACCGTTATAATAAAGATTTGTAggttatttttctatttcccTTGCGactaaaaatatgttattaaacctgatttaaattcttttcaaaATCGCATATCACTTTTCAATATAACATATCTATTTAACCTTCCTACTTTATCATTTCTAATTTTGATTTGgcatacacaaacacacaagtAGTCTAAGTATccttttttgttgaaaatcaaataaatgtcTGACAAAATGGAACACAAAATAGAATGGGGACTTCGACGCCCCAAAACAGAAACTTCAAAACGAAGGAAAACGGTTTATTATACGAATGCGATGACAACAAAAAGgcataatagtaaaattaaatgtgtctATTATGCCAGGCCAATACAATGCACACATAAAACCACACTCAAACCCAGCACAACCATGTGCCATACAATCATAaatacactggaaaaaataactATCAAGGTCGACtactataaaacaaaattttatttgtaagatAAAGCTTTTCTATTTGGAAAACATCACAATTTATCATCAACAATTTTACCCAATAGTTGGgtctaatttaatttttctctttgaaaataaattaatctataaatatataaatatgttaattatttttgttccaTTTcggattaaaattttttttgcgtgCAGGCGATGGCAACATTTGGCAGGCAAGAAACGTTTAAGGAAGGATGTCTTGCTTAGGCGGGTTGGGAAGTGTTTGAAGTGGtggaggatgtggatgtggatgtggctggTTTGTCACTGGCACATTCgcataaaaacaaatgcaCACAATACGACCACCAGCAATCCCATTCAATTCCCCTAACAAAAAGCAGAGAAAAGCGAGACAGGAGTCGTCATCAAGGCGAAGTCCTCATCTGTGGGTCCAGGCCGGGAAATGGAGTCCTGGGCGTGTTTGTTCCTAGATAAGCGCAATAATATGCACGTATTTTACGGCAACTTACACACAGCCCCGCCCACTAAATCACACCACCCAACTGAACACCCATTCCGCGGCGAAATTTTCTAAGAATGCGCAAATTTAAATGCGAATTGTTTTCACTTTGTTGCCAGCGACGCTTTGCCTAATTGACTTTGTATGTGACTGCGAGACTTGGTTTTTATCCATAGagccccaaaaatataataagtgaaaaaatgaactGAATAGGCGACAATCAGCATTCCTTTTTCTTGGCCTTTCTTTTCATTCTGTTTGCGCCTAATTTGCGTGTGGTTTATCAGAAAAAAGAAAGCTTCTTTCCCCACCAAAATCCacacaattaaaaaagaaaaacgaaaagttTTTTCACACTTTAGGGCTTATTAATTTTGCAATTGTTCggaccaaattgagtttgggtTTTGGGGATGAGGCTTAGCTGAATTCTTTTGGAATTTCGCTGACCCAAGAAAGTGAGGgcataaaaaagtatttaatgtAAAGAAATCcatgaaaatctttaaagtccCTTAATCttcttaaaagttaaaaaaacctCTAAATTGTTGTGTTCTTCGCTGTTCATTTAAacttcaaatttttttaattggcaattaataaaaaataaatattaaaatgttgttatttaaatctttttttttctaatataaacaaattctCTATAAAGCTTCTTATTGTTTCTGAACTTTTTCTGATGTAGTTTATCTTAGGTTGTTTTTCAGCTTTCCCTTCCATCAAACTTAGGGCGGTTATAAGTGAAAGTCAAGCTTAAAGGCCTTCGCTTGCAACCGTCGTTGGCCATTTCCATTCTTGTGGTATTCCTCGGGTATTGTATTTCATTTccgttttcattattatttgtgGCTGTCCGACTTTGACTCCAATTCCGATTCCCAGTGGCTGTTCACGCCCCCATTCTGTTGTTGTCTCCGCTGcccctttttttattatcgCTGCTGTCTTGGCCTTCTTTCCTTGGCTTTTTGTGGAGCGGACGAGGAGGAGCACAAGAACAACGTCAACGACGATGGCAACTTCCTGCTATCGTGCTAATTTCCGTTTCTTTATCTTGACACAATGGTGCGCATTAAAAGCACGTTGGGGAGGGGGTTTGGGCAGGGGCAGAAGCAGGAGCAGGGGCAGGACAAACTTCACAACTAAGGGCGGTTTATATGGAAAGGAGCACGGGACATCCCCCAAATCAGCTGCAGCTATGACCGCTGCGCTTTGATTTCCGCCCCATTCTAAGTGGGGATGTACTTGGCCAAGAATATGGCGATATGATATATTGACGTTAAGCGAACTGTTCAAGATATCGTTTggtaataaatatgtatataaatatcCTCTTGTATAAAgtgtgaaaatataaaatttaatgcaaaaatgttaacaataaaataatatataaagaaaatattattttttagtttaatgcAATGTGAATAAAGAAACGCAATCAATTTAtatccaaaatatataaatagtaCTGCAGCATATTCTGTCTTAAATTAGAGGTATACCACACatttatccataaaaatctaaacttTTCCTTACTTTTCTCACACTTTTTGTCGCCATATTAGCcgccatttttgttttggctttgtCAACACAACATTGAAACCCAAAATGAAGGAGCCATTTGAATTGGACCATAGTCCCCATTTTGGGGTGGCTTTAGGAGGCCTTGAGCGCTCTCCTCTTCcctttccctctctctctcgctgaTTTGCTGTCCCACTCTTCAGCCAAGCAGGAGGACTAAAATTTGCATTCAGCAACATGAAGAAAATATTGATAAATGCCCGCCATTAAACGCGATTAACAATTTGAATTATGTGGCAAAGCCAAATTTTATTGCCAACACAAACAGCCACAACAAAAATTCTATGGCCAAACAAATGGcatcattattaaaatatatacatgtgCGTACACCGACCATAATTTCCATAGATTATTTAAGCGCGAAGTAGACGCGTatttaaaacaacattttggttgatttctttttttttttgttatttaggTAGGCACGTTCAAATTCTGTGAATGCAATTGCGCGAAAGCGAAAATGATTGGCAATTGTTTGGGTTACCATTCAGTTCCACTTTTCGGCAACAAAAGCCTTTGGTGacttaatgcaattttagtCTAAACAGTTGCCATCAAAATTTTCAATGAATTGCATCAATTGCCGGTCCATTGTTGGCGGTCCCTCAATacgattattttttatgtccCACCGCCCTTGTTGTTGCTCTGTTTGCAatcgagtgggcgtggcacgctGCACACGACCCAATGGAGTGGGCGGTTGGGCGGCGAAGGgcggtttgggtttgggtaataaaataattgcagcGCACGTgtcaaaaatattcaaaaaggcTTAAGAGCGATTGTCCCGGGGTAGTGGGATTTTGGTGGAGGGAACCAGACCAGGAACTTCCAGTGCTGCATGAAGCGGTTTCCCTTTCGTGGTCCCatcatatttgtattatttctttccttttttgtgtgttgtgtCCAACTGATTGCATAAATTGTTGTGGAATTTCATCAACTTGATGGACCAAGTCTTTTTACAAAGGGTGAGTGGGAGGACAGGCAGAATGCGGTTAGAGTGTGacacttttgttttcaatGGGAACTGGACTTCTAGCAAGAAGTGTATTATATTAGTACTTCATTTTCACGTtgccttaaaaaagaaaatcaaatcaatcaaaataaaGCCAAGTcgtatatattaataaaaacaatttaaaatatattttctttaaaatttttaagcggaggttttaaggattttttataaagtaaatattctatttataagttaattttatgttaatgtttttagaaaaatgtgtTGGTAACATTAGAAAAGtagatatttatacccgttactcgtagagtaaaagggtatactagattcgtgcaaaagtatgtaacaggtagaaggaagcgtttccgaccctataaactatatatattcttgatcaggatcactagccgagtcgatctatccatgtccgtctgtctgtctgtatgaacgctgagatctcggaaactataaaagctacaagattgacattttgcatgcagattctaggagttcttacgcagcgcaagtttgtttcaaaagggtgccacgccccctctaacgcccacaatcgcttgtatacgattttaaaaatttcaatatttcggaaaagtaaaaatgcagttttatggtgtttatcaatacctatcgaaatgtaaaagaaattttttaaatcggaccattcgttaaaaagttgcggatcaaagtttttatctccttcgcacttcctttacctgagtaacgggtatctgatagtcggggcacccgattatagcgttctcccttatttttaatttactttttaaaaatatcttgaTAACAAAAAGTAAGCGCTTACTTTATTAGTTATCTGAGATttcgtaaaaacaaaaagcaatacCTAAATTAAGTAGACTAAATACAAGCAAACAAccaatcgaaataaaatataaaaaaaaattaattttatcattcgaatttttggaaaatattagaaagagTATACAATTTGAGTTGTTTTTGAAACAAGAAGATAGTGGCTTTTTTGTGTGCGTGTCGACGGcttgaaatttgttttgatttgcaaCAAATTTGCTCTAGCATTGTGAGTGTTTCTCTGTCTCTGGGCAGAGCGTTTTATTGCTTTTCACTGTCGCCTCTGGGTCTCCACAGTTCGGGGTGGTGGGATATAGGGGATAAAGCAGTCGCATTGGCTGGGGTGGGATGTCCTCGGGCCGGGCATTGTTTACATTGTTGTGGTGTGAATAGCAAATAAGCCGCAACCAATTCCAGCAAATCCCATTTTTATAGCATACTTTGCCGCTTCTCTTTACCCTTAACACCAGCCACACAGAGATCCAAGTCCTCCCGCCCATAAATTCATTCTAATTGCAGGGCACATAGCCAACGCAGCAAAAATTGTATTCCCACATTTTCACACCTCATTAGTTGGCAAAATCGCAGAGGGGCTGGGCAAAAAGCAcatgtaaagtgtaaaaaaaataaaaatttaatagaaattCTGGGTAAAATGCATTTACCGCTGCAATCTGTGGCCACAAAATCAATTTGCGTTGAAAATATATCCAACCGAtaaggaaaatggaaaagtgcGGGAATAGAAATTAAATGGCTTTCGTGTCTGTGGCTGCGAATTGATTGATTTTGCTGTGACAGCAACagtaattgaaaatattttttgttaactaTTAGTTTGTCATTGGAATCTGTCAAGTCAAAGGGGAAACAGTTCCCCCCAAATCATCATCCACACCTGTGTCCGCATCCCTTCCGGTTCTCGTAATCTCTCCACCATCTCACAGGATCCGGATCTTCCTGTTATGCTAAGATGTCACTTTTTCCTGATGATCGACCAATGAATACCTTAATAATTATtcaagttaaaaaagttaaatttcggtacatttttaataacatttaaatttaagttttaaagtttttaaatgattttgtaCTAATCAAGTTTTTGAGTTATTAAGTAAATTAGCTTAAATTCACGTCGTTACTTACAATATTTgacaaaatgttattttttatttatttaatagtcaCGGATCTCTCTTATTTATTAACATTCGTTGACATCCTTAATACCCTAAATTCTTGTGGGTATTAAAATGTCCTGCGCGTCTCtatgtaaacatttttttaatcccACTCGAAGGAAAGCCTCCAGTAAGAACTCCTTTACCTTCTGCGCTTATCAAGCGATGCGCCAAAGCGTGTCAGTTAAGATGGAATATAGTGGGTGAGCAGGGGCTTTTAAATGTTGAGGTGGGTGTCTTTCAATCATACAAAAGCCAGAGAAGAGAAAAAATCCTTTTGACAATGCAACGCATGAATGTATTTTCTTTGCGCCGGtccctcgtttttttttcttcacaaACAAATTGAATAGACTAGAGAGAACGAGAAGAATACGAAGACGATTGCCACGTAGCCATAGATCTCACCTATACTGTATGAACGTTTATATTcagaatacatttttcagaAGCAATTGGTAGTAAACCATCAGGGGCGTAGGCGGGTTGACTTTAAGGGGGAAGGTTTTAagtcatttaatatttatttttcatagggggtaacaaaaatattttatgttttaaatttaaacatttgagAAATTGGGATTATATTAATGCTAAatcaataaatgaaaataaataaaaaagaataaattataGATAGCTAAGCTTTATAGCCCCCCTCGGACGCCCCTGAACCCACCACGCCCCCTTCAACGCCCCGCTCCATTAGCCTTTGTGTGTGTTTAGGTTGTCGCGCGTATATCACATTTCCGTTTGTTAGCAATTTTTTGTCGTGTACATCTGCATGAATAGCGAAAAGTTTTCTGCTCAACTTGATAGCCCCCCCAACCAGAGGCAGCgtgtaaaaatgtttattgtatatttttgaatgCCTCGCCTTGGAGTGGGAAGGAAGGGTTTTGGCCCAAGTTGATTTGGAAACAGCTCACGCCTCCCTTCCGTCCAATATTTTCCACACGTCTAACCAGGAAAGGTGGCCAAAGCAAAAAGGCTCGAATTGATTTGCCCCACATCTAGttgggtatttttctaaatattttgtatgtgCCACAAAGGTTTGGGTATGATGTCTTTTTAATTTGCaatctttgatttatttcccATTGATTAAACTTACGCTAATGCTTATTCAGGATTTTttgttgagttttattatttattttaagttactttttcttaaaagtCTTGAAAATAAATCATCAAGGGCACAAAACCCTTCACTTTTCCATTCTTCAAAACTACCAAAAAAGAGTCGTTCAGTTAATTCCTCTCACCACTCAAGCGAATTTTCGCAGATTGTACCGGTCCCCTTTCGCCTTCCTCCACTAGAAAGCTCAACTAACTGCGAAATTGTTTGGCAACCACAAAAAGAACTGACAGAGAAAGGACCATCAGAGAACACGGCACAGATAAGACCGCCAACTTGTttgcttaataaataaactttatattCATAACTGAAAAAGTTTCGCAACATGCCTCCTGCCATTTCCCTTGGCGAAACAAACGTGGCCGCTAATTTGCGTGCCAAAAAGTTTGGCCGCTGAATAGTATGCTATGAAATTTCGCCAGCATCAGGAGGAGTTTGTAGGCGCGGCAAAACTACGCGACGGCATTTCCGTTGCCAGAGCGCCAAGGCAGAACATAAATTATATGAGCGTTTCCGCATCAAGAGCACTCagcaaaaaacacacaaattttGTGCATAATATAAATCAAGCAatctagaaatttttttataaacaggAACTCTTAATATATCTAACCAGAGTTTTATATTATtggaatattacatttataatgtttataaTCAAACTGTACATTGCCAATGCAGATTTTCGGTTTCTcaaattgaaacattttttagaatAATGGTAACCAAATAGAgaataatatttcaaagttTGATATCGTTTTTGTTCGTATGGTTTTCTTAAAActttcaaaaactttttatttagcaaggaactaaaaaaaaagcttttattttaaaatttgatttcttaaataagcaattttttaaaataataaaactgtTTTTCGTTTTACAATAATATGACTTCTACAAAATCCTtaggatatatttttgaagtgTCCTTTTCTGGCTTTTCTTAAGACGCTATCTTCACCGCAGCAAGGGACGTTCGCTAATCACAAAAGTTTTCGGTTTAAGCCACCTTCAAAGGGGAGGAAAACGGGGTAAGGGCCGATAAACTTACGGGTTAAATACCCTTTGGCCCCACACAGCCTCAGTCTGATTAACAAGACATAATTACTTTCGCATTAAGCGGCTGCCTAATAGCTCGTGTAATTCCACAACTCCTGGAAACCTCTAATCAGCTCATCAGACACAACAAactaaagaaaacaaaattttaaattttaaattacaaaatacaaaaaaggcGCATCAACAACGGTGGCAGCAAAATGGAATGAAATGTACGGCAAACCACTCGAAGATAATGAAAGTGCATTGAGGCGGCAAAAGTCGGGAAAACAGTATCAGGTCGAGTGCGAACATTTTTCCATTATGCAACGTGCCACATTCTTTGGCACTCGACGAGGTAGGCCAGAAGAACTGCAAATAAATGATGAACTTAGAATATATCTTTTCTAGTGAGaggttgtaa
It contains:
- the LOC108057687 gene encoding larval serum protein 1 gamma chain, which codes for MLRLTYVCLCLLALRDGIESFGNPWMLHPLRQNPGLSKKLTEYNQQQSRQRFLLDLLLQVHKPLLNEELLAMGSELNEDPMEYKEGTWRYIKDFQQRVLQNQVPRPFVIFNQLDDEMPQNLLGIYRFLIMARDWSSFQRNACYARIHFHPVLFVNALQMAVGDREDTKDLRVPAMYEVLPQLYFEREVILAGQEIAWHQLTPIRLVTPKRRWKDILLGFRSPRQPWTEEEPLPRDPLIIDNGRNLAHLSLDLELNLHWNNLINRLVIAIEEGKERINDPIIIDGDRLVAFRGPFDEVNYINHLAMGPHFHNSQLYLYNLHQFVAALTMEDMATGQKSMDLIDPPLMTTGGVLYKGTSLNIEAVQRILDLTTEDLRNKIDEAVEHNNHSEDNLSIAGQLIATNYLHICRQLSLVVNGQGLNQANMLGLATANLRDPIYRSLLFRLNEILRSYENHDLYNVGEGRVLLKIVNINVSPLLTYEENVDIDLINLIDQQLLQSQRNNLQFLRRHLVARQRRLNHDPFSISLDITAPVNLTVEARMYLALPNQTKTRLHLDSFKCSLRKGTNKFERLFLSAITKPTLSELYEADYPLTEVTSSSRFPPHLLLPRGTRDGLKLQLLVKLTAWTGSELEFDGASDPILAETLKDVIIFHRQA